The sequence CATCAACTCGGCGTATTTTTCGCGCGGTTCGGCCAGCTGCGCGTTGACGACCTCGAACAGGTCCTGCTTGACGTAGCCCCAGCCGATGCCAGCGGCGAATTTGGCCCGCATCTCCGCGACCTGATCTTTTGTGGCGAAGGCGCGGAACATTTCGAACAGGGCGCAGCCCTCGGTCTCCTTGGGCTCCTCAGGGGCCTGGGAGTTGGTGGTGATCTTCATGATCAGCTTGCGCAGGTCCTTTTCCGGGGCGAACAGCGGGATGTAGTTGTTGTAGCTCTTGCTCATCTTGCGTCCGTCAAGACCGGTCAGCACGGCCGTGGATTCGTCCACGCGGGCCTCAGGCAGGACAAAGTGCTCGCCGAAATGGTGGTTGAAGCGCTGGGCGATGTCGCGGGTCATCTCCAGGTGCTGGGTCTGATCCTTGCCCACGGGCACGATGTTGGCGTTGAACATGAGGATGTCGGCGGCCATGAGAATGGGGTAGGAGTAGAGACCCATGGTGATGCCCTTGTCCGGATCGGGGCTGCCGCCCTCCTCGTTGTCCTGCACCGCGGCCTTGTATGCGTGGGCGCGGTTCATGAGGCCCTTGGCCGTCATGCAGGTCAGGATCCAGGTCAGCTCCGGAATTTCGGTGATGTCGGACTGGCAGTAGAAGGTGCTCTTGTCCGTATCCAGGCCCAGGGCCAGCCAGGTGGCGGCCACTTCTAGGCGGGACTGATGAATGCGGGCCGGATCATGACATTTGATCAGCGAATGGAAATCGGCCAGAAAATAGTAGGAGTTGACGTTTTCATCGCGGCTGGCCTCGATGGCCGGGCGGATGGCGCCGACGTAATTGCCCAGGTGCGGCGTGCCGGAGGTGGTGATTCCGGTCAGGACGGTCAGTTTCTTCATGTCGGGACCTTAAAGCAGTGGTTTGATGATCATGTTTTGCACAAAAGCCGAAACAGGGGACAGAATCATGCCGAGGCCCCCGGTGAAGGCCAGCAGAAGCAGGATGATGAAGCCGTAGCGCTCCAGCTGCATGAACCGCGCGGCCATGGGGCCGGGCAGCAAGCAGGCCAGGATCTTGCTGCCGTCCAGCGGGGGGATGGGCAGCAGGTTGAAGGTGCCGAGGATGGCGTTGATGAAGACGCCGGCCGCGGCGATGTTGATCATGGGCCGCAGGATATACGCGTATTCGGCGGATCCGGGACTCTGGGACGCGACGATGATGATTTTCAGCAGGATGGCGAAGAAGATCATCACCGCGAAGTTGGCCATGGGGCCGGCCAGGGACACGAACATGATGCCGCGCCGGTAGTCTTTGTAGTAGGCGGGGTTAATGGGCACGGGCTTGGCCCATCCGATCATCTGCGTCAGGACCAGGACCAGGGTGCCCATGGGGTCGAGATGTTTCAGCGGGTTGAGGGTCAGCCTTCCGGCCAGCTTGGCCGTGGGATCGCCCATAAGGTAGGAAACATAGCCGTGCGCGACTTCGTGGCAGGTGATGCCAAGAAAGAAGGGCAGGGCGATAATGGAGAAATGATGGAGTGTCTGAGTAATGTCGAACATGGAGCCTCGGCTATCATCAAGCTCCCCGGCGGGCAACTCTTTTAGCTCCAGCGGGTGTAGAGGCCGTGGGGCAATCCGAGCTGTTCGAGGATGCGGCCCACGAACTGGCTCACGAGCTGCTCGATTGATTCCGGACGATGGTAGAATCCGGGACATGGCGGCATGATCACGGCTCCGGCCCGATGGGCGCGAAGCATGTTCTTGAGATGGATCTCGCTCAAGGGCGTTTCGCGCGGCACCAGAATCAGCGGGCGACGCTCTTTGAGGGTCACGTCGGCGGCGCGATGCAGCAGATTGGAACCGACCCCGGTGGCGATGGCGGCGAGACTGGCCATGGAGCACGGACAGACGATCATGCCCGAGTGCTCCCAGGAACCACTGGCAGGAGCGGCCGCGATATTGGCGGGGTCATGCAGGAAATGAAAGCAGGACTCCAGATCAAGCGGGTCCGAATTGAGTTCATGCCGAAAGACCTGACGCGCCCCGTCGGAGATGATCCCATGCAACTCAAGCCCCGGAGCCTCGCGCAAGGCCCGCGCCAGGAGTCGAGCATACTCCATTCCACTAGCCCCGGAAATGGCCAGAATTATACGTCGCTCAACTGTCATGGATCACCTCGAAAATTTCAGTATGGCCCACCCGGCTATATCAGACACGAAAGCTTGACAAGCGCGGGACGTCTGCATAGACAGTCTTTCCCCGTGCGCAATTAGCTCAGTTGGATAGAGCGTTAGCCTCCGGAGCTAAAGGCCGCAAGTTCGATTCTTGCATTGCGCACCAAAGAAATCAAGGGCTTATGAGTAAATCACTCGTAAGCCCTTTTTCTTTCCCCGCACCATTCCCCGCACGCAAATCCGCTCCCCGCACGGCTTAGGGAGAAATCGCTAGTAGACCATTTTTTTCGCAAACTTCCTCGTACGCAAATTCCGCTCCGCATGACATAGTGGGAAATTGCCTGCAGGCCCTTTTTTCGCACCTTTCCCCGCACCGCCGTTGGCCCAATATGTGGGTGCACCTAATCCGCTTATTTAGGGGTATGCCGGGCCTCATTGGTTTGATCCTGCTTGGCGGCAAGCGTGTCCAAGGATTATGGGCTGACCATGGAAAGAATTGCAGGTGCTGCCATCCTTGTTTTTGGGGGCACCTGCAGGAGAGGCGAAAAGTTGGCGGCAATGCTCAATCCAAATATTTGGGTGCACCGACGGCCGCAGTCAGGATTTTTGCGAGCCGGGTCAAGGGGGGCTTCAAGTCGATCGGGTCGGAATGAGGGTTGGAAATTCGGCTAAGCCAGTATACACAATCCCCTTCTTAACTCGAAATGGTCTGTCCGATTGCAAGCATGTCTGTCAAACAAGTGATTCCAAACCGGGGCCGTGGTTGGTTCGCTGGACATGGACGGGCAGGGCGTTTACCAAACCCGAAAGCCAAAAAAGGACATACCATGCATCATGACGCCTTCGCCACTCTGGTCGCCCTGAAGTCCACGCTCGACGACCATCTTCCGCTTGCTCCAGGCCTCTTAAGGAATCTGCGCAAGGACATGGTGCTGAGGTACACATACCATTCCAACGCCATCGAGGGGAACGCGCTGACCCTCACAGAGACCAAGGTAGTGCTTGAGGATGGGCTAACCATCGGCGGCAAACTGCTGCGACATCATCTCGAAGCCGTCAACCATGCCGACGCCATCACCCATCTGGAAAATCTCGCAAAGGAGAATGTCCTGCTCGATGAGAGCGTTCTCAAGGATCTTCATCAGCTTGTCCTGCGAGGACTCGACAACGAAGCCGGGCGTTATCGCGGCTGCAACGTCATTATCTCTGGCGCAGGGCATACGCCGCCTGATCATCTCCATGTCGGCGAACGCATGCAGTGCTTCTTCGACTGGTACCGTGGCGATGCACAGAGCCTTCATCCTGTGGAAAGGGCTGCCAGGGTACATACCGACCTGGTCATCATTCATCCCTTTCGGGACGGCAACGGCAGAACTTCCAGGCTCGCCATGAATCTGGAACTCATGCGGGCAGGATTTCCGACCGCCATCGTTCCGGTGGATGATCGGCTCGCGTATTTCCAGAATCTGGACAAGGCGGGGAAGGACGCGGATTACGGTCCATTCGTCCAGCAGCTTGGTCAACTGGTCGAGCAGAGTTTCGAGCCCTATTGGTATCTGCTCGGCTTAGCCTAGCCTTTAAACACAACAGCGAACGAAAAGTCCCGAAGTCACAAGCTCCGGGGCTTGTCTTATTTGGAAAGCTTATGATCAATACGCGGGGTGTGATGCGTTCGCTGCTGCTGGTGGCAAGCGTGCTCGGCAGAAAATACAGGGTGAAGGTTGAGATGGGTAGAGCAGATGCCTTTACCGACGGCAAGACCATTCACCTTCCAGCCCTGCCAAGTAAGGTTCCGGACACGTTGCTGAAAGCGTCAGTGGAATGTGGGGCCAAGAAGCAGGGCATGTCCGTGACAAGTATTTCAATGCCCTGCAGGAAACCAGACTCTCCCACAACATAAACTCGCGTCCATATTTCCAGGGCGCCGCAATAATTTCGATTGGTGTGAATGGGCACCCTAATAGCGCCACCGATGGGCACCCTTAATGACGCCAGCAAGTATGAGAGATTTTAGCTCGGACGTTCTCGTCTGGTAGGCGCCGTGCATGATCCGGTCGAGGGTGGTGTTGTACCCACGGACCGTGCCGAGGCGAGCTGGCCCAGGAGCTTGGCTTATGATGTGAATACCAAAGGCTGCCTTGTAATTTTCTCATCGAACGCTTCCGCCACTTCTGACTGTGGAAGACAAAGCGACCATTCATGCCGCAGCACGTCGACGAATCCCTTCACCCAAGAGCCACTTCTTCCCACAATCCACCCAACGCAACGAAAAAGCAGAAACGCTGGCTTCAATTCAATGGAATATCAGGCTCGTTCCTGAAATTTCCGACGCGTGAATGCTTACGCAGCGCGTGGAAATCCTAGGTATCAAGCTTTCTCTCGCTCACGGATTGTAAGTATTAGGGTTGCCACTGATTAAATCCATGTCAGGGATATCTGATCAAAATTCGCCTAGTTAGGCGTTTGTCCTGTAGAAGTAGTTCACGGATTAGAGGAGTTCGTGAAGATGAGGATGAGATGAAATCTTCACAAATTTATGAATTTTGTTTCAAACCATGAGAAATTACTAATTTTGCCACCGTAAGCGATGATGAGAGCATAGAAGTCGGGGGGCAGTTATCAACTATCGCAATGAGGTGGACAAATGAAGTGTGAATCAAAGCAGATAATTGAATTGGTTTCTGGAAATATAGGCCATTTTGATATGACAGCGCAAGTAAAGGCAAAAGAATCATTCCATTTGCTAAAGAAGATATTGGCTGACCGAAAAATGCAAAAATCCATGGCAAGGCATTACAGGATGCTCAATAAAGGTTATTATGATCCTGGCGAGTTCCCTTCATGGGCGTACAGTTTGTCCTATTGTCTTGTAGATCCAGATTACAAGTATAGTCTAGAGATAAAGAATAGCATAGTTGAAATTTGTAATGAGATGATTTCTGATTTCAAAAGTAAAGATAAAGATTATATACAATTCGTAATGGAAGCAGATGAATCT is a genomic window of Desulfomicrobium baculatum DSM 4028 containing:
- a CDS encoding tryptophan--tRNA ligase is translated as MKKLTVLTGITTSGTPHLGNYVGAIRPAIEASRDENVNSYYFLADFHSLIKCHDPARIHQSRLEVAATWLALGLDTDKSTFYCQSDITEIPELTWILTCMTAKGLMNRAHAYKAAVQDNEEGGSPDPDKGITMGLYSYPILMAADILMFNANIVPVGKDQTQHLEMTRDIAQRFNHHFGEHFVLPEARVDESTAVLTGLDGRKMSKSYNNYIPLFAPEKDLRKLIMKITTNSQAPEEPKETEGCALFEMFRAFATKDQVAEMRAKFAAGIGWGYVKQDLFEVVNAQLAEPREKYAELMQNPAYIEKVLKEGAEKARAYSRPFLNRIRESVGIKTLTA
- a CDS encoding site-2 protease family protein is translated as MFDITQTLHHFSIIALPFFLGITCHEVAHGYVSYLMGDPTAKLAGRLTLNPLKHLDPMGTLVLVLTQMIGWAKPVPINPAYYKDYRRGIMFVSLAGPMANFAVMIFFAILLKIIIVASQSPGSAEYAYILRPMINIAAAGVFINAILGTFNLLPIPPLDGSKILACLLPGPMAARFMQLERYGFIILLLLAFTGGLGMILSPVSAFVQNMIIKPLL
- a CDS encoding UbiX family flavin prenyltransferase; this translates as MTVERRIILAISGASGMEYARLLARALREAPGLELHGIISDGARQVFRHELNSDPLDLESCFHFLHDPANIAAAPASGSWEHSGMIVCPCSMASLAAIATGVGSNLLHRAADVTLKERRPLILVPRETPLSEIHLKNMLRAHRAGAVIMPPCPGFYHRPESIEQLVSQFVGRILEQLGLPHGLYTRWS
- a CDS encoding Fic family protein — protein: MHHDAFATLVALKSTLDDHLPLAPGLLRNLRKDMVLRYTYHSNAIEGNALTLTETKVVLEDGLTIGGKLLRHHLEAVNHADAITHLENLAKENVLLDESVLKDLHQLVLRGLDNEAGRYRGCNVIISGAGHTPPDHLHVGERMQCFFDWYRGDAQSLHPVERAARVHTDLVIIHPFRDGNGRTSRLAMNLELMRAGFPTAIVPVDDRLAYFQNLDKAGKDADYGPFVQQLGQLVEQSFEPYWYLLGLA